The genomic window GAACTACGCTCCGAAGCCCGCGTACTACGGCATCGTGACGGCGCTCGGCGGCACGGTGACCGAGCCGCCGGTCCCGGACGGCTGCACGGCGGCGTACAGCGTGGCCAACCAGTGGAACACCGGCTTCACGGGCAACGTGACGATCAGGTGTGCCGCCGGATCCTCGCTCTCCTCCTGGCGGGTCAACTGGACGTTCGGGGCAGGCCAGCAGATCAGCCAGGCCTGGAACGCGACCTGCGCCCAGACCGGCACGACGGTCAGCTGCGCGAACACCTCCTGGAACGGCGGCGTACCGAGCGGAGGTTCGGCGACCTTCGGCTTCAACGCCACCTGGAACGGGAGCAATCCGGTGCCGACGGTGACGCTGGGCTGAGGGTGCGTGAGAGCCCGTGAGCGCTTGACGGCGGCTGAGAAGTATGAGAATTCCCGAAGGAATGCCGACAGGAGGTTCTGCCCGTAACAATTCGGACGTAAGTTCCTGTGCGTGAATGGTGGAGAAAGCGCGTTCGGGGACGACAACGGGGGCGTGGGCAGACGGCGGCGCCGGCTGAAGTTGGCCGGGTTCATCCTCGTCGGCGCACTCGTACTCGGCGTGGGCGGGGCGGGCTGGGCGTTCTGGCGGCTCAACGACAACATCAAGAGCGTCGACATCAACAGCGCCCTCGGTGACAACCGCCCCGCGAAGCTCCGGTCTTCTTCGGAGCCCTCCGCGTCGGCCACCGCCTCGCCGCTGCCGAGTGGCGCGCTGAACATCCTCGTCCTCGGCTCGGACTCCCGCAGCGGCGAGGAGAACGCCGCACTCGGCGGCGGCGACGAGGGCGCGGGCGCCCGCTCGGACACGGCGATGGTCGTCCACATCGACGAGGGCCGCACCGAGGCGACGGTCGTCAGCATCCCCCGCGACACCCTGGTCACCCGCCCGTCCTGCCCGCTGGAGTCGGGCGGTTCGACGTCGGTGGCGTACAACGCGATGTTCAACAGCGCGTACGCGGTCGGCGGCCCGATCTGCGCGGTCAAGACCGTCGAGTCGATGACGAACGTCCGCATGGACCACTACA from Streptomyces sp. DSM 40750 includes these protein-coding regions:
- a CDS encoding LCP family protein: MNGGESAFGDDNGGVGRRRRRLKLAGFILVGALVLGVGGAGWAFWRLNDNIKSVDINSALGDNRPAKLRSSSEPSASATASPLPSGALNILVLGSDSRSGEENAALGGGDEGAGARSDTAMVVHIDEGRTEATVVSIPRDTLVTRPSCPLESGGSTSVAYNAMFNSAYAVGGPICAVKTVESMTNVRMDHYIEIDFSGFAKLVDALGGVTVTTDEDIDDDDSHLKLKAGTHDLDGEQALALARTRHGIGDGSDLGRIGLQQQLVKALLDQISSTDLLSDPTHLYEVADAITGSLTTDTGLDSLTELMSLGESLKGLSSDDTKTVMMPVVTAPYDSNRVVADEPEASELWESLK